One genomic segment of Chlamydiota bacterium includes these proteins:
- the lpxC gene encoding UDP-3-O-[3-hydroxymyristoyl] N-acetylglucosamine deacetylase, with protein sequence MFQRQKTIKKKVSYSGIALHTGNKTRVSFLPAPHNYGIEFVRIDLANRPVVKAKLENVTGVTRGTTIEENGVKVHTVEHVLAALMGCGIDNLIIEMEANEPPVADGSSLAFVEMIKEAGIQEQSSPKKSLKLMRPIYYEEGGASLVALPYEGCRISFTLSYKDTRIKDQYYTVEVNEENFIKEIAPCRTFCFYHEVEYLMKEGLIKGGSLDNAVVVGRDAIFSKEKLRFPDECVRHKILDIIGDLYLLGKPFKAHVIAIKSGHAMNFEFAKRLLGTLTQEDLIHEFVTS encoded by the coding sequence ATGTTTCAGCGGCAGAAGACGATTAAAAAGAAGGTAAGTTATTCGGGTATTGCCCTTCATACGGGCAATAAGACACGCGTTTCTTTTCTTCCGGCCCCTCATAATTATGGAATTGAGTTTGTTCGAATCGATCTTGCGAATCGTCCTGTCGTTAAAGCCAAACTTGAAAATGTAACAGGAGTAACGAGGGGAACAACGATTGAGGAAAATGGGGTGAAGGTTCATACCGTTGAACATGTCCTGGCGGCCCTCATGGGATGCGGCATTGACAATCTGATCATTGAAATGGAGGCCAATGAACCTCCGGTTGCCGATGGCAGTTCTCTGGCTTTTGTTGAAATGATTAAGGAGGCAGGGATTCAAGAACAGTCTTCTCCTAAAAAAAGTTTAAAGCTGATGAGACCGATTTATTATGAAGAAGGGGGAGCCAGTCTCGTTGCTCTTCCTTACGAAGGCTGCAGGATTTCTTTCACCCTTTCTTATAAAGATACGAGGATTAAGGATCAATATTATACCGTTGAGGTGAATGAGGAAAATTTTATTAAGGAAATTGCTCCGTGCCGCACCTTTTGTTTTTACCATGAAGTTGAGTATTTGATGAAAGAGGGATTGATCAAAGGGGGTAGCCTGGACAATGCAGTTGTGGTGGGACGAGATGCTATTTTTAGTAAAGAGAAACTTCGTTTTCCTGATGAATGTGTTCGTCATAAAATTTTAGATATCATTGGCGACCTCTATCTTTTAGGTAAACCGTTTAAGGCCCATGTCATTGCAATTAAGTCAGGGCATGCCATGAATTTTGAATTTGCAAAACGGTTGTTAGGGACTTTGACCCAAGAAGACCTGATTCACGAGTTTGTAACTTCTTAA
- a CDS encoding OmpH family outer membrane protein, with translation MKKMAMWAAVLLLGCAGVSQGELKIAYVDVEKVFNEYDVTKQNDAKLKEEGKGKTQERTGMVDEIKKLKDEAELLSEGARKEKEAAIEEKLKTLREFDEKTKGELKNKRDYLLKKIFDDIRVTIEEIGKSEKYDLIFNDRALLYKTASFDITDKVTQAMNEKAKKEPASSEKSSEEKAKVEAKEKKK, from the coding sequence ATGAAAAAAATGGCAATGTGGGCCGCGGTGTTGTTACTAGGATGTGCTGGGGTTTCTCAAGGGGAACTTAAGATTGCTTATGTGGATGTAGAGAAGGTTTTTAATGAATATGATGTCACTAAACAAAATGATGCAAAGTTGAAAGAAGAAGGAAAAGGTAAGACCCAAGAAAGAACAGGCATGGTTGATGAGATTAAGAAGTTGAAAGATGAGGCAGAACTTTTAAGCGAAGGAGCTCGTAAAGAAAAAGAGGCCGCCATTGAAGAAAAATTGAAAACCCTTCGTGAATTTGATGAGAAAACGAAAGGGGAATTAAAAAATAAAAGAGATTATCTTCTAAAGAAAATTTTTGACGATATTCGAGTGACCATTGAAGAAATTGGGAAAAGTGAAAAATACGATCTTATTTTTAATGATCGGGCTTTGCTTTATAAAACCGCTTCTTTCGACATTACGGATAAAGTGACTCAAGCCATGAATGAAAAGGCAAAGAAAGAACCTGCTTCATCTGAGAAATCTTCTGAAGAAAAAGCAAAGGTGGAAGCAAAGGAAAAGAAGAAATAA
- the bamA gene encoding outer membrane protein assembly factor BamA has translation MKRLVYIVLAVFGILSLGFSFAQEKEKVVKKVEVAGNLSVNKDLILSRVKTHSGSALLQSDLDDDLKRLYSMGHFSDVEVDVKDEFDGFIVTFVVVEKAIVKEIVFEGNKAFNEKKLKKQMKLNMGDRINETQLKEDVQAIKDFYKDKGYPNTKVDYSLSVDKEIGHAAIVIHVQEGVRVKVDRVAFVGNKAFREKRLRKVLKTRRPILFFGGNFKEDVFEEDKDRLLDFYRSEGYIDAKIDDVKTSYDASGKKMTLTIYVTEGKQYQVGEVVLEGNTTFPSADIAKLFKMTSGIIFTPDRLKTDVNQIRDYYLSKGYVDATVRPQTVLNEKTQRIDVLYSIEELGISYLDQIKIRGNTKTKDIVIRRELAVKPGEVFNGVKVRRSQERLMNLGYFKTVLMDIEPTDRPEKKNLLVDVEETKTGEIGFGVGFSSIDNLIGFVEMTQKNFDWKNFPTFTGDGQKLRIRAQVGTKRQDYTLSWTEPWLFDRPISFGMDLYRRDSRFLSDVYDERRTGGDLRLGKKIVEFVRADLTYKLEEDEIRHVSDSASDAIKQEAGTFDVSSMEFSLTRDTRNSPLSATQGMRNSISLEVAGGPFGFDRDFTKYTTRNSLYIPLPLDLVLRLSGQAGLVDNFGDSDRVPLFERFFLGGANTIRGFKFRDVGPKDEEGEPIGGKSMITGSAELTYPIFEKLRGAVFYDTGNVYEDYADFDLGDLRTGVGVGLRLDLPIGPIRLDYGWPIDRDEFQDSDGRFDFNIGYSF, from the coding sequence ATGAAGAGATTAGTTTATATCGTATTGGCTGTGTTTGGAATTTTATCGCTGGGGTTCTCCTTTGCTCAAGAAAAGGAGAAGGTTGTAAAAAAAGTAGAGGTTGCAGGAAATCTTTCAGTCAATAAAGACCTTATTCTATCTCGTGTAAAGACGCATTCAGGAAGTGCTCTTCTCCAGTCGGACTTGGACGATGATTTAAAACGCCTTTATTCCATGGGCCATTTTTCGGATGTCGAAGTGGATGTCAAAGATGAATTCGATGGTTTTATCGTGACCTTTGTGGTTGTTGAAAAAGCGATTGTGAAGGAAATTGTTTTTGAGGGGAATAAGGCCTTTAATGAGAAAAAGCTAAAGAAACAGATGAAATTAAATATGGGGGATCGCATCAATGAAACTCAGCTTAAAGAAGATGTTCAGGCCATTAAAGACTTTTATAAAGATAAGGGTTATCCGAATACCAAGGTCGACTATTCTTTAAGTGTGGATAAGGAAATTGGCCATGCAGCGATTGTGATTCATGTTCAAGAAGGGGTTCGAGTCAAAGTCGATCGAGTCGCGTTTGTTGGGAATAAGGCCTTTCGTGAAAAGCGCTTGAGAAAAGTGTTGAAGACCCGTCGTCCGATTCTTTTCTTTGGAGGAAATTTCAAAGAAGATGTGTTTGAAGAGGATAAAGACCGATTGCTTGATTTCTATCGCTCTGAAGGATATATCGATGCCAAGATTGATGATGTTAAGACAAGTTATGATGCCTCTGGGAAAAAAATGACTTTAACGATTTATGTGACAGAGGGAAAACAGTATCAGGTAGGAGAAGTGGTTTTAGAAGGAAATACGACCTTTCCCTCTGCGGATATTGCAAAACTTTTTAAGATGACCTCAGGAATTATTTTTACTCCAGATAGGCTCAAAACGGATGTGAATCAAATTCGAGATTATTATTTGTCGAAAGGTTATGTGGATGCAACGGTTCGGCCTCAAACGGTCTTAAATGAAAAAACTCAAAGGATCGATGTTCTTTATTCCATTGAAGAATTGGGTATTTCTTATTTGGATCAGATTAAGATTCGAGGCAACACTAAAACGAAAGACATTGTGATTCGTCGTGAATTGGCTGTCAAGCCGGGCGAGGTTTTTAATGGCGTCAAAGTCCGTCGCAGTCAGGAACGGTTGATGAATTTGGGATATTTTAAGACGGTTTTAATGGATATTGAGCCGACGGACCGTCCTGAAAAGAAAAATCTTTTGGTGGATGTTGAGGAAACAAAGACAGGAGAAATTGGATTTGGCGTTGGATTTAGCTCAATTGATAATCTGATTGGATTTGTAGAAATGACTCAGAAAAATTTTGACTGGAAAAATTTTCCAACTTTTACCGGTGACGGTCAAAAATTGAGAATACGGGCTCAGGTTGGAACTAAGAGACAGGATTACACCTTGAGTTGGACAGAGCCATGGCTTTTTGATCGGCCTATTTCTTTTGGAATGGATCTTTATCGAAGGGACAGCCGTTTTTTGAGTGACGTCTACGACGAAAGAAGGACCGGAGGAGATCTTCGATTAGGGAAAAAGATTGTGGAGTTTGTAAGGGCAGATTTGACGTATAAATTAGAGGAAGATGAAATTCGACATGTCTCGGACAGTGCTTCAGATGCGATTAAACAGGAGGCAGGGACTTTTGATGTCAGCAGTATGGAATTTTCACTGACCCGGGATACACGCAATAGTCCTCTTTCAGCCACTCAAGGAATGCGTAATTCGATTAGTTTAGAGGTGGCCGGAGGTCCTTTTGGTTTTGATCGTGATTTTACAAAATATACGACCCGTAACAGTCTATATATTCCTCTTCCACTGGATTTAGTGTTGCGTTTGAGTGGTCAGGCGGGCCTCGTGGATAACTTTGGGGATTCAGATCGAGTCCCACTTTTTGAGCGTTTCTTTTTGGGAGGGGCAAACACCATTCGAGGTTTCAAATTTAGGGATGTGGGGCCTAAGGATGAAGAAGGAGAGCCCATTGGAGGTAAGTCGATGATTACGGGAAGTGCAGAGTTGACTTATCCTATTTTTGAAAAATTGAGAGGGGCCGTATTTTATGATACGGGAAATGTATACGAAGATTATGCCGATTTTGATCTGGGTGATTTAAGAACCGGTGTAGGTGTAGGATTAAGGTTAGACCTTCCTATTGGACCGATTCGGTTGGACTATGGATGGCCGATTGATCGGGATGAATTTCAGGATAGCGATGGTCGATTTGATTTTAACATTGGATATTCATTTTAA
- the lpxD gene encoding UDP-3-O-(3-hydroxymyristoyl)glucosamine N-acyltransferase → MVFTLKELTELVDGRLIGDGQISIKGVSGIKEAQEGDITFLANLKYLPFLDGTQASAVILGEDISFNGKRPLIICKNPSLAFSKVVEKLKPSTNGFHKGIHSTAVIGERVQLGKDVSVGPHAVIEDEISIGDQTVIGAGSFVGYGSHIGRETLIYPHVTVREGTQIGARVIIHSGTVIGSDGFGFETVNGVHHKIPQVGVVVIEDDVEIGANVTVDRARFGKTMIKKGTKIDNLVQVAHNVEIGEHCLIVAQVGISGTTKIGHHVIIGGQAGLVGHVEVGEGSILAAKTGISKDVPKGSIMWGSPALPIQEEKKNIAYVRRLGKMFEKIKELEKRIQAFEGK, encoded by the coding sequence ATGGTTTTTACACTCAAAGAACTCACAGAACTCGTTGATGGACGTTTAATTGGAGATGGACAGATTTCCATTAAAGGAGTTAGTGGAATTAAAGAAGCTCAAGAAGGCGATATTACCTTTCTTGCAAATTTGAAATATCTTCCTTTTTTAGATGGGACACAGGCAAGTGCTGTCATCTTGGGTGAGGACATTTCTTTTAATGGGAAAAGGCCGCTCATCATTTGTAAAAATCCCTCTCTTGCCTTTTCAAAGGTTGTTGAAAAATTAAAACCATCAACGAATGGGTTTCATAAGGGAATTCATTCTACTGCTGTTATAGGAGAGCGTGTTCAGTTAGGGAAAGATGTTTCTGTGGGTCCTCATGCGGTGATTGAGGATGAGATCTCGATAGGTGATCAGACCGTTATAGGTGCAGGTTCTTTTGTGGGATATGGTTCTCATATTGGGAGGGAAACTTTGATCTATCCTCATGTGACGGTTCGTGAGGGAACTCAAATAGGTGCTCGCGTGATTATTCATAGTGGGACAGTGATTGGCAGCGATGGTTTTGGATTTGAAACAGTGAATGGGGTTCATCACAAAATTCCTCAAGTTGGAGTTGTTGTGATTGAGGATGATGTTGAAATAGGTGCAAATGTAACCGTTGACCGTGCGCGTTTTGGAAAGACGATGATTAAAAAGGGAACTAAAATTGATAATTTGGTCCAGGTGGCCCACAATGTTGAGATTGGTGAGCATTGTTTGATCGTCGCACAGGTTGGAATTTCTGGAACGACTAAGATTGGGCATCATGTGATCATTGGCGGCCAAGCAGGGCTTGTGGGACATGTTGAAGTAGGAGAGGGTTCGATTTTAGCTGCTAAAACGGGAATTTCTAAAGATGTACCCAAAGGGTCTATCATGTGGGGAAGTCCAGCCCTTCCCATTCAAGAAGAAAAGAAAAACATTGCCTATGTGCGTCGTTTAGGAAAGATGTTTGAAAAAATAAAAGAATTAGAAAAAAGAATTCAGGCTTTTGAAGGGAAATAA